The following proteins come from a genomic window of Salvelinus namaycush isolate Seneca unplaced genomic scaffold, SaNama_1.0 Scaffold224, whole genome shotgun sequence:
- the LOC120038520 gene encoding perforin-1-like yields MSSSSLLWCLLVVCVLTVVQIYAAEERKVLKVFNLRASDLNSGLFQTPDAYVKVFMGSGYGGKTEVKNNDHDPWWKEDFNFFNAHENNPVRLEVYDSDLLFDDLLGTCERSIKIGTWQHQCFLKKGGTLYYSYTLEPLQ; encoded by the exons atgtcctcctcctctcttctgtggTGCCTGCTGGTGGTGTGTGTTCTGACTGTGGTCCAGATCTATGCAGCAGAGGAACGTAAGGTCCTCAAGGTGTTCAACCTCAGAGCCAGCGACCTGAACAGCGGCTTGTTCCAGACCCCTGATGCCTACGTCAAG GTGTTTATGGGCTCTGGCTACGGCGGGAAGACAGAGGTAAAGAACAACGACCATGACCCCTGGTGGAAGGAGGACTTCAACTTCTTTAACGCCCATGAGAACAACCCTGTGAGGCTGGAGGTGTACGACAGTGACTTGCTCTTTGACGACCTGCTGGGGACCTGCGAGCGCTCCATCAAGATTGGAACTTGGCAGCATCAATGTTTTCTGAAGAAGGGCGGGACCCTGTACTACTCCTACACCCTAGAGCCTCTACAGTAG